A segment of the Rhizobium sp. ZPR4 genome:
CGTCTTCTTCGTACATGTGCAGGGAGCGGCGCGTCTGCGCTATCCAGATGGGCGTCTCGGCCGTATCACCTATGCTGCCAAGGCCGGTCATCCCTTCTCGGCCGTCGGGCGCCTGCTCATAGACCGCGGCCTGCTGGACCGCGCGACGATCTCCATGCAGACGATCCGTGACTGGCTCTACGCCCACCCGGATCAGGTCGATGAAATTCTCTCGCACAATCGATCCTATATCTTCTTCCGCGAGGCCGAAGTCAGCGATCCCGCTCTCGGACCGATCGCGGCAGCCAAGGTGCCGCTGCTGGCGGGCCGTTCCCTTGCGGTCGATCGGCTGATCCATACCTTCGGTTTTCCCTTCTTCATCCGTTCGGAAAGCCTGACGCATCTCGATGCCGGCAAGCCTTTCGCGCGGCTGATGCTGGCGCTCGATACGGGCTCGGCGATCGTCGGGCCGGCACGTGGCGATATCTTTACCGGCTCCGGCTACGATGCAGGCGAGCTCGCCGGTACCGTGCGCAACGACGCCGATTTTTATATACTCATTCCGAAGGCGGCGGCGCAGAGGTTCGGCTGATGGCCCCGGAACGGAAGGACAAGGAACGAAAGCTCAGCGCGGAGGACCGTATCCTTTGGGGTAAGGTCGCCAAGAGCACGCGTCCCATGCCGGGCCGCATGGCCGACATCGAGGCTTTCGAGGCGGCCTTGCAAGCCGAAGCCGAAAGCGAGGAAACTGCCCGCGCCGCAAAGGCAAAGCCGGCG
Coding sequences within it:
- a CDS encoding murein transglycosylase A; this encodes MTSPSQEFRLEPATFADLKGWEEDDPSSLFRAMKDCRSHIRDVKPYRTGAAGLTADDLLALLDAAEGKEPGDAAEARAFFEEHCQPFFIRRDGGATGFVTAFFEPEIEVSAEPSETYRYPFYRRPDDLIDLDDSNRPEDIDPSYMFGRRQAGSISTYPDRGEIDRGYLDGKELEIAWAKSKVDVFFVHVQGAARLRYPDGRLGRITYAAKAGHPFSAVGRLLIDRGLLDRATISMQTIRDWLYAHPDQVDEILSHNRSYIFFREAEVSDPALGPIAAAKVPLLAGRSLAVDRLIHTFGFPFFIRSESLTHLDAGKPFARLMLALDTGSAIVGPARGDIFTGSGYDAGELAGTVRNDADFYILIPKAAAQRFG